A section of the Alkalispirochaeta americana genome encodes:
- a CDS encoding cation diffusion facilitator family transporter gives MNVMHITLTGAVLNCLLGGVKIALGILAGSRALVADGFHSLSDLITDGAVLLGLHAASRPPDDNHAFGHGRYETVSALFVGVLLAGAGVGIGWDAVQSALGSLAGDAPPPPRLYAAGAAFVSILVKEGLYQVTRRAGIASGSPAVAANAWHHRSDALSSLAAFAGIVAAALLGPSWRIMDSLAAALVAVLIIGVGIKTSVLAIREMTDVALPGEECQRILEDVAAVPGVSDPHNLKTRKLGTTVAVEVHFRVDGSITVDAGHLIATAVEARIKDRFGEDTRVITHVEPWKPLPSG, from the coding sequence ATGAACGTTATGCATATCACTCTTACCGGGGCGGTCCTCAACTGTCTTCTGGGCGGAGTAAAGATCGCCCTGGGCATCCTTGCAGGAAGCCGGGCTCTCGTGGCCGACGGATTTCATTCTTTGTCGGACCTTATTACCGACGGCGCTGTTCTCCTGGGGTTGCATGCGGCAAGCCGTCCTCCCGATGACAACCATGCTTTTGGCCATGGCCGGTACGAGACGGTAAGCGCTCTCTTTGTGGGTGTGCTTCTGGCGGGAGCGGGGGTAGGCATCGGCTGGGACGCTGTGCAGTCTGCCCTGGGGAGTCTGGCAGGAGATGCTCCGCCACCTCCCCGACTCTACGCTGCGGGAGCTGCTTTTGTCTCCATCCTGGTGAAGGAAGGGTTGTACCAGGTAACACGCCGGGCAGGGATTGCCTCAGGAAGTCCTGCGGTAGCAGCCAACGCCTGGCACCACCGGTCCGATGCGCTTTCGTCGCTGGCAGCCTTCGCGGGGATCGTTGCGGCAGCTCTGCTGGGTCCGTCCTGGAGAATTATGGATTCCCTGGCGGCAGCCCTGGTGGCGGTGCTGATTATCGGGGTGGGGATCAAGACCTCGGTGCTGGCAATCCGGGAGATGACTGACGTGGCCCTTCCCGGGGAGGAATGTCAGCGTATTCTTGAAGATGTGGCGGCTGTTCCCGGGGTGAGCGACCCTCATAATCTCAAGACCCGAAAGCTGGGGACCACCGTGGCTGTGGAGGTTCATTTCCGTGTGGACGGATCGATCACTGTCGATGCTGGCCATTTGATCGCTACGGCCGTGGAAGCCCGGATCAAGGATCGTTTTGGCGAGGATACCCGGGTGATCACCCACGTGGAGCCCTGGAAACCGCTCCCCTCGGGGTGA
- the msrA gene encoding peptide-methionine (S)-S-oxide reductase MsrA: MTRSPLSETGTDTATLGGGCFWCLEAIFQRLPGVLQVEPGYAGGTRPDPTYEEVCRGDTGHAEVVRITFDPRIISYEELLGTFWRAHDPTTLNRQGADQGTQYRSILLYTSEEQRLQAEKSRDQWNAKNPSRPPAVTQVVPLERFFPAEEYHHDYYRNNPRAGYCRLVIQPKVEALFPRDQEQDRHRSTEQPG; encoded by the coding sequence ATGACCAGATCACCCCTGAGCGAGACCGGCACCGATACAGCGACCCTGGGAGGCGGTTGTTTCTGGTGTCTTGAAGCGATTTTCCAGCGCCTCCCCGGAGTGCTTCAGGTGGAGCCGGGCTACGCCGGAGGAACCCGGCCTGACCCCACCTACGAGGAAGTCTGCCGGGGCGATACAGGACACGCCGAGGTGGTAAGAATTACCTTTGATCCCCGGATCATCAGCTATGAAGAACTACTGGGCACCTTCTGGCGAGCCCATGATCCAACCACACTCAACCGTCAGGGAGCGGACCAGGGAACCCAGTACCGCTCGATTCTTCTCTATACCAGCGAGGAACAACGCCTCCAGGCAGAGAAATCCCGGGATCAGTGGAACGCGAAAAACCCCTCCCGGCCGCCCGCGGTGACCCAGGTGGTGCCCCTGGAACGATTTTTCCCGGCCGAGGAGTACCACCACGATTATTACCGGAACAATCCCCGAGCCGGATATTGCCGACTGGTCATTCAGCCCAAGGTGGAAGCGCTCTTTCCCCGGGATCAGGAGCAGGATCGGCACCGTTCCACAGAGCAGCCAGGGTAA